In Gossypium arboreum isolate Shixiya-1 chromosome 3, ASM2569848v2, whole genome shotgun sequence, the sequence ATAGTTTTGTTTGgtacaaaggaaaaagaaaaggtgAAGATGAGAAATGTAAGGAAAGAAAGGGGTGCACCTGGCTTGATTTGGTAATTATTGAGCCGAGGTCGAGCCGAATTCAAGCTTACTAATACTTGGCTTGAATGGCTCACGAGCCTTATTgagcttttcatatttttatattattaaattacgtTATTACCTTTAATGTATATTATTAACAGTAAGCTTAATTATCAAGTTGAGCTTAAAGTTGAGTACAAAATttgataaatgaatttaatcgaACTCAAATAGCTTGATTATATCTTAAAATAGATGTTCAATTGAGCTCAAGTCGAGCTTGAACTGGACAGTATTTGGGTTGGCTCGATTACACCCCTAGGGAGTATAAATAAAATGGTTTTTCCCCTCTTAACATATTTGGCAGAATAGGTTTCGGAGGGAATTACAAGGTGCAAATCcaattattttcctttttttttctcctACCAAACATGATGTGAATTTTGGGAGAAGAAACTGTAAAGATTTTATGCCTATAAATTGCATCTAATTTAGGATGAGAGATTTAGTTCAATGTTTACCAAGAACGTGTATAGGTTTGATTCgagaaacaaaaattaaaaagcaAAGTGCTACTTATTTAGTAGGAACAAAATACAATTTTGTTGGAATGCTAAATGTATTTTTGGGAACTTACATATTGATAGTTTTCGCGTTTATGTGAATGCACAATTCAATGTAAATAAATTCTGAAACTTGTGAGTTGTTTGTTTTACTCAATAATTTTATAATGAACTGTTCGCTAATCAGATTATTGGTCCCATTGAATTGAACCTCTAGCATTCCTTAACTGGGATCGTGCATACCGATTCGAAAATCGTTGAGATAGTGATTTCTGGTAATAGAGCTCTAGTTTAGTACCTGTTATTGCCATGTTAAATAAACTAGTCGATCCACTGATTGCAAGTGTAGTTGCTTGTAATGAATTAGTTTGCATGTAGTGGTTTCTATGGTTCAAAGTCTGAAAATGGATTTCAAACCGATTCTTTAAGAAAGTGAGTTTTTTCTTTTGGAAATTGGAGGCCGAGTGGTTATAATAATTGCTTGTCTCACCGCACTCTGCTCCActatataaaattatcattttatctttATATAGAGCTCTGCTCCACTAGCATTCGTTAACTGGGATCGTGCATACCGATTCGAAAATCGTTGAGATAGTGATTTCTGGTAATAAAGCTCTAGTTTAGTACCTGTTATTGCCATGTTAAATTAACTAGTCGATCCACTTATTGCAAGTGTAGTTGCTTGTAATCAATTAGTTTGCATGTAGTGGTTTCTATGGTGCAAAGTCTGAAAATGGATTTCAAACCGATTCTTTAAGAAAGTGAGTTTTTTCTCTTGGAAATTGGAGGCTGAGTGGTTATAATAATTGCTTGTCTTACTGCACTCTGCTCCActatataaaattatcattttatctttatatataattattaaaagatGAATGTAATAATATGTTATAGaaagatatatatattttatgtttaaataatatttaaaaaattatgtttaaatatttactcGCCTTTAAAAAGattgaaaatattaaagataaatagcaaaaaataaatttaagtggAGTAGGGTGGAGATTATATATCTATAGTAAAGTGGGGTGAGTGATGGAACAGAGTGTGTCAACCGTGAAGTAGTGATGGAGTTAACATCGGTTTCCGTTCCGCTCTATTGCCATCCCTAGTTACACTAGTTTTTACATTACATTGAACTAAAAGGGCCTAGTTACACTAGTTTTTAACTTAAATTGAACTAAAGGACCCAGGTTTCTTCCTTTCTAATTTCATATTCTACTTGTATGTTTTTCATATATAGTTTCTTGTGAAGAGGACAGTTTGTAATACTCTTTTGTGTAGTTCCAATTTTTCTAGAATTGCATAGTGGAAATTTTGTTTGTTCAAaacttaaaatggaaaattttctccCATAATTTGTAGATAATGCACGACTTACAAAACTGTACACAGAATCCTTGAACAATTTTGCTGTGCAGGTGCACAATCCTTTTTCATGTCCTTGGTGGTCTACACATCTTTTAAGatttatttacttaaattttGTTGTGACCTAAACCACTTCAAATTTCTGAAACCAGCTTGAAAATCATGCTGAATGCCAGAGATTGAAAGAAGAACTCTGGAGAAGCAAGGATGAATATACGAGTAAAGAAGAAGTAAGCATCTTTGATGCTGAGTTCTTTTTAAGTGATGTTTGTGTTCCCATAAATGGCTAAATGTTCAAATTGGGGCCCAAGATTTTAAGAGTTGCTTACATAATAGTTAAACATTTTTAAATGGTCAAATAAGGGTCAAATATTTTCAAAAGTGTTCAAATAAAGGCTTCTCAAATGTTGTAAATGTTAGGTCCTTATATGACCATTTTGAAAGGTTTGGCCTTTAACAACCCCTAAAAGCGGCATTAATTTGAGCAGTTAACCGCCAATAAAATatggatgattgaaatgaatgagaaAATGGCTCCATAAAATGTCTTGAGGTGAATTCCATAATCTTGTTGGGGCTAAAGACAACTGTTTTAAACAAGTTGCATGACAATGAGAAGTTGAAATCTCTGAGCAGGAACATAAGAAGGCTATGGAATTGCTTAACAAAGACCATGCAAAGGAAGTTGCGGATCTAGAGGCTGAAGTCAGGTAAGTTTCTGGTAATTTGCTCCTGTATATTcttgttttttttgggggggggggggggggaggttCCTTAGAGAAAAGTTTTCCAGTGAGGGTGCCTCCCATGCTCTGCCGAAAGCCACTGGAAGAGGTCTGGGGTTGGAACCCCACCAAGGGCAAGACACTCACATCACATCTTGGTGAGTGGTTGTATGTCCATATATGGTCGAGGCACTCTAGGCTCTTTGAACTAAGCCCTTAGGGTAGCTGCTCATGGCAAGTTAGTTCTTGATAGAGTACAGACAAAACCCTCCCTAAGAGACAATACCTTCGATTATTGGGAGATCAGATTGGCTGTCTGGCGGAAGAAACTTCGAAGATTTCTCCCAAAAGAGCCAACCCCCCTCAAGAATTCTGTTTTTGTGGCTGTAAATATAATTTTCCTTCTTTTAGAGGTCTTCTACTTGAAAAAGAAACAAATGAAGCAACCATAATTCAGCTGCGTAAAGATTTAGCAACACATACATCCCATGCACAAGTGCTATCAGAGAAGCTGGATCAACTACAGTCTGATGAGGAATCAAAATGTGAGATCCTAAGTTAAAACTGTTCAATAATTACCAACCTGATTTTGTTGCATAATCTTATAAATACTAAATATACATTACAGATCTGCTCGAGATTTGGGACTTAAAAGATTGTCTGCTGATAGaacaagaagagaaaaatgagtTGACTAAGAAACTACAGGAAGCTGAAAAGGAATGTAAGTTTGTGATAGGTaaatattaaatcatttaacACCGGGTTTTGATGAAACTTAGTATGCTAGCTTAATTAAGAAAAAATCTTGCCTGACACTATAATAGGGATTTCTGTAACTCTTACTCGAGTTCATTGCTTAAGAATCTAGGATGTTCTTTCGTATAATGCCATTGACATAATTATAATGAGTTTGCTGCAGTATTGATCAGCAGAACAAAGCTTGGAGAACAACAACAAGATTCAGCTTCAAATCAGCAAGTTGAAACACTCAAGCTGAAGATTATGAAATTAAGAAAGGAAAATGAGATCCTCAAAAGGAAGCTTTCCTCTATGGAAGCGTGTTAGAGGTGCAGTACCTCAAACTATATCCTTCATGATTTGGAAACCGAGCTGTTTACCATTCAACTTTATGCAAGTTTAGTTGGCTGCAATATTCTAGGAAAAAAATGCAGTACATATACAAGTCATAACTCATAATTGAATGCTTCAATTTTCCTTTAAAATTCTTGACTGTGATACCATGGAAAAATTTTAGGTGGAAATAAGTATAGGGGTAGTCTATTTGTTACCCTCATATACAGTTAGGTTGACAACTAGTTGGTGGAATGACACAAAATCTGAATTGGATTAAACTAAATCTATAAAATAACAGATAGAAAATATCATTAGATTCTTTTATTGTcatcactattttattttcttaaagaGTTAATTGCACTAGACATTCTTAAATTATAACCCTTATTCTAAATTAATTCCTAAACTTTAAAGCATTTTAGTTATATCCCAAATTATTGATATTTTTCAGTAAGGTACTTCAGTTACTAAAATCGttaatttaaatgttaaattattgATATTTATCAGTAATGTTAAATTAGACATCATATCTAATGTAGCATAATTGAGTCACAACGCTTTTTCCTTGTTTAAAAATGACAAATTGGTGATTTTTAGAAATATGATACATCCTAATTTCCTCCAATCTCAAATGAGTCCAGTCTCTGATTTCTTAGAAATCTTAAAGGTGTATGAAAGGTGATTCCGAAATATATAATTAGAGAAGAGGTGAGATACCTAGGAAAGTATTattaatttgtttttgtttttaattgatCAATAAGCATCATATCTGTGATCTCTTGTTTCATCAACTTGAAGAATTTATTTACTAATAGATGCATGCAGATCCTTAATGATTTAtaagtttcatatatatatatatatatattattgttactAGAAGCATGGAGTTCATTAGCAGGGAACCAAATACTAATCCAAATTAGTTTTTGTGCAAACTAGCTATTAGCTGATGTTAAATATGTGATCTGCTTCTTGTGTTAAATTTGCTTTCTGAGGGCCACAACTTGCTAATGGGGCTGAGAATTGTACttacaaatattaaataaaatataccaAAAAGAACATGAAAGATAATCTTGTGCCAGTAAAAATTATtctatttgatcatttattcttctatatttgtttatttgctatatatatatatagcccaCTGTGGATTTATTATTAAGTACTCTGATGAATTCATCAATGCTTATTAGTGTTCTTCCCTGGACACCAGATGCCTGAACAAGCTACCCTTGGTTGTTTCATCACCTCCTGGAATTTCACCTTTCCATTCCCAACTGCACGAAACCACCACCACAAGTTAATCATAACCAGTGGCGAAGCCAGAACAATTTTTTAGGGggtgaatgaaattttaattttttatagtctatatttttataatttttaaaggattaaattaaagttttataattttaggagaactaaagtgtaattttacctttattaaattataatttttaaaaaattaaagggcCTAAAtaacaatttttcattttagaggCTGGGAAGCTTTGCAAATCCGAACCTCGGATTTAGTGTAGTTGGTTCCTACAATCTTTTTAGCAAATCCAAGATTCGGATATTGACATTTGCAACCCTTTCCAATTATTTCCAAACTATGGTCTCATTTGTACCCAAAAAATAAGGATAATATATTTTTGGCTTATCAACTTGACAATTAGGTTTACTTTAGtacatgtatttttttattttggtgtttaaacttGGCAACTAAATTCATTTTGGTccttaaattcaaaaaatataaaagtttgatgaTGACAAGGTATAATCTTAAGAGTGACACATGCACTATTATAATAATTGGACTAGTGGTTGAACCAATCAATCCACTAGTTCCCGATTCA encodes:
- the LOC108475623 gene encoding protein At-4/1 isoform X1 encodes the protein MAATSDLYMDSLLSGFDQIYEDFKRRTEEIQFLKSNWNAEIKRGEALKITCDSLKQDNARLTKLYTESLNNFAVQLENHAECQRLKEELWRSKDEYTSKEEEHKKAMELLNKDHAKEVADLEAEVRGLLLEKETNEATIIQLRKDLATHTSHAQVLSEKLDQLQSDEESKYLLEIWDLKDCLLIEQEEKNELTKKLQEAEKECKFVIVLISRTKLGEQQQDSASNQQVETLKLKIMKLRKENEILKRKLSSMEAC
- the LOC108475623 gene encoding protein At-4/1 isoform X2, with product MAATSDLYMDSLLSGFDQIYEDFKRRTEEIQFLKSNWNAEIKRGEALKITCDSLKQDNARLTKLYTESLNNFAVQLENHAECQRLKEELWRSKDEYTSKEEEHKKAMELLNKDHAKEVADLEAEVRGLLLEKETNEATIIQLRKDLATHTSHAQVLSEKLDQLQSDEESKYLLEIWDLKDCLLIEQEEKNELTKKLQEAEKELLISRTKLGEQQQDSASNQQVETLKLKIMKLRKENEILKRKLSSMEAC